The genomic stretch ACCCCAAGTTGGAATTAATGTTCAACTTATGGTATTCAATCCAGTGGGTGAACCTGGGGAAGGAGAGGAAATTGTTCTTGTAAATCCAAGAGTTAGCAAATACTCAAGGAAACTGTCATTTTTTAATGAAGGGTGTCTATCATTTCCTGGAATCTATGCTGATGTGAAGGTAGAAAacactctttctctttctctttctctctggTTTTAGAATAGTTTGTTATATGGAGTTGCCCCCGTTTTTGTATTTTGCCTGCCCAAAATGATTCCTTTCATAAAACTTTATATTTTCACCTCCCTTTTAAACACTTCTCTCTTATGAACTTTGAAACTTGTTTCTTATTCCTCTTTCATCTACTTATAGTTATTCTCTCACTCTCACCAAACAAAAATtcatttgttattttcttttgatAAATGAATGTCATTTCCATTTTCCTGATTATGGAAATAAAATTCATTATGTGTTCAGCTTTTGTATAATTAATTGTAAAGGGCAAGTAGAAAGTTGATTTTATCTATGGCCCTTTTTGTTATAACAATAATTCTAAATTTGCTGAATCTGCATTGTGCTTTTCTGGTGACTTGGCTCCAGAAAGGATTTCTTTTTTGTATCCCTTTTGGTTATCTACTTGGATATTTAGTGGTGTTCCTTTATTGATCATACAAAAGGATCAGCATAGGTTGTTGCATGGTTTATCCACCTAGGAATATTttccttcttttattttatgataCCTTGTTCTCTTTCAATAAAATATCTTTTGTCTACATATTTGTTTATCGTTGTGTTCCTTTCTTCTTGCCATGACAAACAACAAAGGAATGAGactattttagaatttttcttgTGCTGAAATGAAAGAATTTTTCCCAgtaattgatataaaatatataatcaGGCTTTTCCCGTGAAAGCTAAGCACCAAGCTTTTATGTTGTAGTGATTTCTTTGAGCTCCTCCTTGAATGAATTGTTACATCAGTACACTCGAGTGATCATTCTAGTGAGCTTCAATGTTGATATGTGGGATTTATTTTCCCTTTGAGAAAGTTATTAGCACAAAATGTGTCCTTAAATTTGTTATTCCATTTAGTTCAAGTGTTATCTATACTTAAGTCATGACTTCTGTAGATGAAGTCCATCTGCTGTTTTGAGGACTGTCAACTTGTGCTCAACTGAGACAACATAACCTACTTGTCATACTCATTTGTTTGATAATTATCCTGCTGATGGTCTGAAGTATTTATTCACTCTTTCACCTCCTTAAAAATTTCTTATTATTGTGGTTTAGCGACCTGAATCAGTGAAGATTGATGCACGTGATGTAAATGGAAATAGATTTTCATTCTCATTGGATGGGCTTCCTGCTCGAGTATTCCAGCATGAGTTTGATCATCTGCAGGTTAGTTCAACTTTATTAGTTAAATGGTTTCACATGAATGGTTTTTcctctatttattattttcaactAACCTATGATGTTTCATCAATGGACAAGGAACATGAAACCCAAAACACTTAGGTTTTTTTTAGTCAATGTTCTTCACTTCAATTGCCTGTATTATATGGAACACAAAACGCTTAGGGTGTGTATAGAAtgccaaaaaaagaaaaacaaaaggatGGAATTAATTTGAAATGAAACTGAATTAAATTACAATCAAATATAATTTAGAACCCGTAATTTATAAAGtgagaattgaattgaattacaACCAATTATTGTGTTCCAAACTTAATCAATTATTGCATCATGCATACAATCATCGTTGTCCCCCCAAAATAGCGGCCATTCTGCTATAATGTTTTGGAGTCAACCACTTAGCAATAGAATTCATGATTGACTTGTATGGTTTAGCACTCAGGGGTCAAGTTTCCCTAATTCTTTTCCAGCCAATTTTAAAGTGCAACTCCCTGTAAGACCCATCATATGTGTAGTTGAAATGTCAAATTGTCAATTTATTAATAGCATTAGCACAATCCAGCTGAGTCCTCTGTCATCACTTAATAATTCCCTCATTATATGCCTCACCAATCCCACCAAATCATCCACTCTCATATTTCCCATGCTAGCTGAGAACAGGGCTGTTAGGCACCTTGTAAGTGAACTACTGGCTTGTTGCTTCTGGTTTGCTGACGAGATTTCATGTCCCTACCTGCTGGTTAACATGTGGGTACTGCTTACCTGTAATAATCTGTGCAGGGGATTCTTTTCTTTGAGAGAATGACTGAAGAAGTTCTTGGTAATATCCGTCAACAGCTACAGGTTAGAACAACTGAACTCTTTTTTTGTATTCTGTCTCTAGTTGATTTTCCCATGACCTGAGAATACATCATGATGACATAGATAATACTAATATTTCAAAGATATAGTAAATGAGGCAAAGGTATGCCGTTATTTGAAAAATGTAATCATGTCATGTATTTGCTCTGGTGGACGTGACTAAGACTACCATAGCTTCtctttcatttaaaaaattttttttacagagttttttgtatatatacatCGATATCTATAACTATAATTGTCCAGCCTATGTCTCccattgtacatatgtgaactTAAAGCTTGATGGCAGTCCTCTAGGGAAGTTTATTTCCATATATTTGttatttctatattttcttCAAATAAGCTAATGTTTTGAAGCTTTTCATTGCTTCAAATACAAGCAAACGTTTCATAGTTTATTACGTTTTTAGTGCTTAAACTGTGTAAGATCTTCCATGTCTACACTAAGTTATAATATAACATCCTAAAATTGTCTTGGACATTATCCTAAATACCAAGCAAAGTACAATGCGGATATTCCTAATGTGTTGGAAATTTAGGATGATTGTAAGGAGAATATAATAGAAGCATAAATCATTCATCTTCAGATACAAATGTTTTTAATGATTGGGTATAATCATTACAGGCCTTGGAAATGAAGTATGAACAACTGACTGGAGTACCAAGCCCTGAAAAGATACAAAACAGGAGGGAAAGAAGGAATGCTGTCGGTTTTGGGAAATCATGATCAAACCTGACTCAGGTCTCTGCTTCATGGTTTTCGTGATAATAAATTTCATTTTCCCTATCTTTATACTTTATGCTTCTTGTTGAAAAATGATTGGTTCCAATTTTACCTGTCAATATCAGGTACAACCGTAAGCTCAACACCTACGAAGATTTCGAATTCAAAACATTTCGAGTTTGCACAAGTATTAGCAGGAGGGGACTGCTCTGCGAAGAGAAAGCTGGCTAAAACATTCTTTTTGACGCAAGTCCTTCTGGCCCAGAAAAGTGAGATTTCTAATGGATCCTATTCATTTCTTAGCTACGAAAGAAAATACAACGAAAATCAGAGTGTAGAAGAAACAAGAGTGCTAAAAATGCAATCATCCTCTCTGTCTCATTATCTAAGTGTTCATTCATCATATTCTATTCATAAAAATACTCTTctgaaaatattatttgttagttgttattaaatttaattcCTTTTGTCATGCATCTAGAAAAAACAATATATTCTGAGTGTTTCAATAACATTAAATATAATAGAAAATCAGGTTTCTGAATCTCTGATAGGTTTATGGCACACTAAATCATTTGTATTGTAATTGAATTAAGAGCGATATTTGAGTTTAGCACGAGAAGATTTGGTGAAAGAATAGTTGGGTAAATGCTAGATATTATGAGTATGAAGTCGAACTCGAGAAGATTTGtggaaaacaagaaaaaaaagagaacaaagaatgaaacaagagaaaaaaaagagaataaagcGTGACTTGTTTGTAACAATTTGCAAATGCTGAGGGTGTGACAATATCTGGATCAGAGAGAGATTTGTTATGTTGGCGACTTTGAATGGAAGAACGTTAAAAAgaacaatcgattgttttggATTCCAACAATAAAATTGgcaactttgaattgaagaacAGTAAAGGCGACTTTGAATTgaagaacaataaaaaaaaatgatggaTTGTTCTAGGTTACAGCAACAAGATCGACGACTTTCGAGTATCATAATGATATGGACTCCTTTTTGACGTTTACTTAGCAAATGTAGgataatctattttttttttgtcatgttAGACTTTTAATTAGATTATTTATAGAATTCTAAAATATTCTTGCATTTGCTTAGTGAGCATTGAAAAGGAATCCAGAAATTATTATGGTATTCGGAGTCTAATCTCAAAATCAATATAATGtaattaaaaaagattaaattaataaaaatcgtAAATTTAAGAaactattatatttataaagatTTAATACACTCGTGACACctaatagattttttttaataatactcTGGTATAATATTCTTGAGAATATTTGTCCTTGAAATATATTTCTTAACTTTGAAAGAAACAACCAAAGattatatacaaaaaatttataatattggTTTTTTCACAGATCTAATTCTAGATTAAGTAATcatcaaatatttattttttattttaatgtatatttttatgGTCGATTTTTTCtacataatttattataatggCTGAGGTGAGGAAATGTGATCGGATATATATAGTCGATGTTATagcattataaaaaataaattgagttATGTTTCAATTACTTTTTTGAACAACACGAATAAtcactaataaaataaaaatttactacatttttaaatttttcacctaaattttaatattataataactATCCGTACACCTAATGAAATAAATATCTACAATAtctattattcacattatttaatattttcattctctctctgtacttttttaaacaaattttgGTATGTTATTACTAAAAACAAATGAGGTCACCGCTGGATACGATTAACAACATCCGTATCTACAACAGAAAAATGAAGATGGAAAAACTAGAAAATTCGATATTCATTAAAACAAGGAGAAACGAACGAACGTGAATAGAATGAAAAGagaatcatcatcatcatcagcatTTGCAAATTCAGAATCAGCGTTCTATCGTTCTGGTAGTAATTCTTCCTTGTCATCGTCATGGATGCATGGCCAACAAGTTTCTACcattaataacaacaacaacaatcattATTATTCTTTCATGGCTTTGTGGAATCCATTGCGAATATGATAGGTCCCGCAAGGGTGACATCATACATCGCTCATGCAGCTACACCAACATGACAGACCAATATTTGTTATTCAAATATCAAGAGAATTATTGGAACATGGTGAATGAGATGAAAAATGACATGGGTCGATCCAAGTTTTCGGTTAGGGAAGTTGGTGACCCACCAAATCGCATATACATGTTCTCGCAATGTAGGTTTGATCTTTCTGCTTCTGAATGCGTGCAGTGCTTCAAATCCCTTCAAAGCGTTTTTCCCAGTTGCATGCCTGCCAAGGGTGCTCGAACCTTTTCAAGTGATGGCTGTTTTATGCGCTATGATAATTATAGTTTTTTTCGAGAGAGTGTTACCCCTTATTATTTGAGGGTACTTTCTtatcttcctctttctttcttgCTTATCCTTTTAATTAATTGTGTTTTTGCTTTCTAATGATGATTATTTTCCTTAGCAACATGAAGATCTTAAGGGAGTTGCAATTTGACATTAAATTCAGGCTTAATGATGGGGTTGTTTAAGTAACAATGCATGTGATGTTACTGTCATGTTAGATGTACACTAAAAATTAACTTTGTATATCAAAATACATGTTGaaaataagttaaacaataTGTATTCATACATAAAAAATGTAATGCGTACATAGTATACTAAAATCAGCTAtcatatatttgtgtataaatatatgtgtagtttatcttttttaatgtgtatttatatttcaatgTGCATTTTATATTggctaattttagtatacacaTAGTATGATTAATTTATACACAGATATGATAGTTAATTTTTGGTATACACATAGCATATTTGGTGATCCTAAGCTCAAAAGAATTGCACCGAAAATGTTACTTGTGTTTATAAATTGATTCATGTGATATTAATgtaaatttttgttattttaacaATTGCATGAAGGTGAAAATTCAGGTACAGtcgacttcatgtgaagttgataattaagaatcgttagataaaaatttagtcaaatcatctaacagctctcagctatcaacttcacgtgaaatgTACTGCATCTAAGTTTCCACCTTGCATGAAACAATTTGTAGATTTGGTCTCTGATCCCTTAACTGAACATTGTAAGGACTATTTGCAATGCTCAATGCCTCAATTTCACCATATATAACATTGTCTAAATTTGTGATGAGTTATGTGTGGCTACTCTAATGTGCAATAATTTTTAGATGGAAATTCAAGTGCAgacaacttcacgtgaagttgatagttgagaatcGTTAGATAAAATTTTTGTCAAATCAATCAATTCATTTAACGGCTCTTAACTATCAATTTTACGTCAAGacgactgcacctgagttttcacctaaCTTTTAGCTTGAAGTAATGTTGAAATGATTTTCTTTCGCTCCGAACACATTTACTTTGTGTTGGGGAATGAATGGAAACAGGGATGTAGCGGTGAGAAAGCAAAAGATGAAAAAGGATTTGTTGGTTTGGCAGTAAATGTAATAAATAAAATGGCATTCGAGGCACCCAAAACGGATGGCTACACAGCTATGGAAGGACGACGTCAAGGTTCGAATCTCGTCATCTATGGTACCGCCACTTGTTGGAAAACATTGAGCGAGGATATGTGTGCTGCTTGCCTATCAAATGCTGCTAGCACCGCCATATCATGTTTGCCATCAACCCAGGTCCATGTTATCAACACTGGATGCATTTTGCGTTATGCTGATTATGACTTCATTATTGTTGACttaaaaaacaaacaaagagGTTAGTTACAAATATCTTTCGCTCACGTGCAGtcaacttcatgtgaagttgatagctgagagtcgttagatgaaactttagtcaaatcagtcaaatcatctaatggctctcagttatcaacttcacgtaaagtcgaCTGCATCTAAATTTCCACTTTTCTCCTTATGCATAATAATTTAGTTGCTTATTCATCTCCCTGcagaaattttgatgaaatgcACAGCAATTCTTCTTGGTGCAATTGCTATTTGTTCATTGCTTATTGTAGTTGCACACCATGGGACTAAAAATGTTGACACACTCTGGGGTATTCCAATTTTACGAACAGGTAATCCTCAATAGTAATAATAActtgttttttctttctaaCAGTTAATAACTTTATGCTTCTAATCAAGCTTTTCTTGTGAATTCAATGTCACTTTATTAAGGACTAGAGATGAACCCAGGTAGAGTAAAATTAAGCTCATGGTTCATGCAGTTTGAGTACT from Arachis stenosperma cultivar V10309 chromosome 9, arast.V10309.gnm1.PFL2, whole genome shotgun sequence encodes the following:
- the LOC130948220 gene encoding peptide deformylase 1B, chloroplastic-like — protein: MASAWFLRSSHIHIHGGFTSALPAIPPFSRNRLTSLDRIYFSTNRSLPPLCAVSKIGFSAAKDEAASPGDIEFEAPLKIVEYPDPKLRAKNKRIVSFDDNLKSLAREMFDVMYKTDGIGLSAPQVGINVQLMVFNPVGEPGEGEEIVLVNPRVSKYSRKLSFFNEGCLSFPGIYADVKRPESVKIDARDVNGNRFSFSLDGLPARVFQHEFDHLQGILFFERMTEEVLGNIRQQLQALEMKYEQLTGVPSPEKIQNRRERRNAVGFGKS